The window agatataattatgaaattatcagcatttataaataaaatcataatcttttcaacgaaaaagaccgcttttcaaaatatcttttagtttttgagatatcaacttttaaagtcaatcaatttcttttcgCTTTTCGAggtaaattaattcaatcatttaaaaaaaaaatcataaaaaatcgaattcttaagatatcattttgcaattttcagaaattatacaaaaaagtcttatctttttaatagaagaaatcgttttttgaaataatttttagtcttttagaaaaaagtttgtAAACACATTTGCATAGTTTAggataaaaatgttgtgtagtatttaaaaaaaaatcgtaataaatcgccattttaagatataattatgaaattatcagcatttataaataaaatcataatctttttaacgaaaaagaccgcttttcaaaatatcttttagtttttgagatatcaacttttaaagtcaatcaatttcttttcgCTTTTCGaggttaaattaattcaatcatttaaaaaaaaaatcataaaaaatcgaattcttaagatatcattttacaattttcagaaattatacaaaaaagtcttatctttttaatagaagaaatcgttttttgaaataattttttgttttttagaaaaaagtttgtAAACACATTTGCATAGTTTAggataaaaatgttgtgtagtatttaaaaaaaaatcgtaataaatcgccattttaagatataattatgaaattatcagcatttataaataaaatcataatcttttcaacgaaaaagaccgcttttcaaaatatcttttagtttttgagatatcaacttttaaagtcaatcaatttcttttcgCTTTTCGaggttaaattaattcaatcatttaaaaaaaaaatcataaaaatcgaattcttaagatatcattttgcaattttcagaaattatgcaaaaaagtcttatctttttaatagaagaaatcgttttttgaaataatttttagttttttagaaaaaagtttgtAAACACATTTGCAtagtttaagataaaaatgttatttagtatttaaaaaaaaatcgtaataaatcgccagtttaagatataattatgaaattatcagcatttataaataaaatcataaccttttcaacgaaaaagaCCGCTTTTCaaattatcttttagtttttgatatattaacttttaaaatcaatcaatttcttttcgCTTTTCGaggttaaattaattcaatcatttaaaaaaaaaatcataaaaaatcgaattcttaagacaTCATTTTGCAATTATCAGATATTATACAAAAAGTCTCACCTTTTTAATAGAAGcaaaataccttttagttttttagaaaaaattttttaaacacatttgcatattttagaacaaacctttttttagtacttttaaaaaaatcgtaataaatcgccgttttaagatatcatgataaaattatcaaaatttataaataaaatcattctcttttcaataaaaaaaaccgcGTTACAAAACACCTTCAAGTTTTTAAGGTatgaatgtttaaaattaatcgacacttatttttcttaatttgcATAAAGGTTAGTGTTATGGAGTAAATACGATAAGGTAATCAATTAGGTtatagtaattaatttaaaatagcaACAAATAGAATTGCTTAAATTCCTAGCAGGTAACTTTGGAAATTTCCATACTTAAAATTTccttatttagaaaaaaaaaggatttattttataaaatttttaattgttaactcaacaccaaaaaaaaaaataagggaaAGTAGTTATTTAATACTTAATTGCACCATAAAAGGTAACAGTTCAAAGTACAACCTCAATCGCTATAAATTCACTTTAAACTCGAGTAAGACTTTCAGTTTTATTCATTCTCTTCAGTTAAACTAACCATGTATTATTACATCGTAATCGCGTTAATTGTTgctattttaatacatttcattaaaaatcgtatACAATATAATCGCGAAATTGTGCAATATGTTGATAAATTACCTGGACCGAAAGCTTACCCATTCATCGGAACTTTCCATGTATTTATTGGTGTTAAAAGAAATggtaaaaattgatttaattttttgatttatttttaattgatcaaatttttttttaaagcaacGTTTAAAACGTTGAAAAATGTATCAGCCCAATATGGACCTCTTTATCGAACGTGGGCGAGATCATCACCCGAAGTCAACATCATGAAACCAGAATATTTCGAGATAATCATGAAAAGCTCAACTTTAATTAAGAAAGGGATAACTTATGGTTTTCTTTTTCCTTGGTTAGGAGAtggattattaattagttctGGTTAagaaatttccttttttcttattttgagaaaaaatcaaaaatgttaaacaatCTCTATTTTAGGTGCAAAATGGTTCCAACGAAGAAAAATGATCACCCCAGCTTTTCACTTTCGCATTTTAGAGCATTACATGGaagtttttttagaaaaaagtaaaaaactcGTTGATATCCTTCTAACTAAGTCAAATGgggaaattttcgatatttatcCTTACATAACTCATTGTGCTTTGGATATAATTTGTGAAACGGCCATGGGGGTTTCTGTGAACGCGATGGATGATGTAACAGGAAATTCTTACGTTGATTCGTTATAcaggtaattaattaaaagaaaattcctttaataataatcgtttCTTATAGAGCTAGCGAATTAATAATAAGACGAAGATTTAGCCCATGGTTTCAATCggatctttattatttattcccTGAAGGAAGAGAGTTTCAAAAACACCTCAACGTTCTCCATGGATTTACAAGCAAAGTTATCGGAGatcgaaaaaagtttttaaaacaaaacccaaataacaaaataaacccAACTTTCGATGATATGTTAACATCATCGAAAAAGCGGTTATCTTTCCTCGATTTGCTCTTATCAGCCAACGAAACCATCCCAGACAAAGATATCAGGGAAGAAGTGGACACCTTTATGTTTGAAGGGCATGATACAACAACTGCAGGAATTTGTTGGAGCTTATTTTTGTTGGGTAATAATCAAGACGTTCAAGATAAAGTTTATGaggaattaaaacaaatactgGGTGATAAAAAGTGCCCTGAATCAATCAGCGATTTAAGCAACTTAAAATATTTGGAGTGTTGCATCAAAGAAGCTTTAAGAATTTACCCCAGCGTTCCATTCATTTCAAGAAAACTCACAGAAGATGTCGTAATCGATGGTTACAAAATTCCTAAAGGTGTTTATTGCAACTTGCATATTTATAAAGTTCATAGGGATCCAGAAATTTATCCGGATCCAATGAAATTCGATCCTGATCGATTTTTACCTGAGAATGCCGCAAAACGACATCCCTATGCTTACGTTCCTTTCAGCGCTGGGCCAAGAAATTGCATTggtaagaattaattttttgaattagaGAGAATTAAACTCTTATTTTAGGGCAAAAATTTGCGATGTACgaagaaaaaacgattttatctGCAATTTTGATGTCTTATAAAATCACAACGATTGATTCACAAAGTACCGTTAATGAGTTAGCTGAACTTATTATGAGGCCTGAGAATGGACTTAAAATTCGTTTGGAAAAAAGACacaaataattgaaattaaatagtttttatgaTCTTAAgtgtaaaataataaagaatattgagttatttgtaaaaatatttttaaaaaatattgaacacagctttttattaacatgtttatggtttattataatgaataaaatttgctacaactttcgttcgaAAAGCTTTTTGTAGCAAGTTCAGATTCCCCGATGTCACCCACCAACatcttgaaaaaacaataaattcatcaaattttcatagtttcgaatttttctcgatagcTATATGTCTGAATGAATATCTAAAatcctccaggtgaccctagataccatttgcgcttggtgtaagggagagaacctctcaataaacccgcaaaagacaattgttgtgcccttcaccaggaagcgaaagttggatggactaatccgcccaactatccaaggtgaagaaattcctttctcaaaggaagtcaaatatctaggagtaatcctagacaaaaccctgtcatggaatggacatttgcagggagttttacacaaagctagactatccttgtggacttgtcgcagtctttgtggaaaaaattggggtcttacccctgaaagactgtactggctggctctatgtgattgtggttagacctatgatcacatacggagcagcagcctggtataggaaagtccaacagacttcagttatcagtaaactttcacgaattcaacgagtagctggattggcaatctctggtgcgataggcacaacgccaactctagcaatggaggttctgcttggcctatctcctctgcatttgcatatagagaaagtggctagaacaaccatttacagatttaagcaatatgctcaaaactgttccgacatgtcctaccaatgggctgcggaagacattataagcactgatactgtgctatcaatgccgtcagatttggcggtatcactatcagtgattaatgctcgataccagattgtactgtctgagcggcagtcctggatcgaaaatgaaaattctctggttcgggcagacatttgcttgtacacagatggatcaaaaacgcctgaaggggtaggagcaggagtatactgccagacacctcgaattaagcaagcctacagcctgggtacgtactgtacagggtgtcccaatttcgatgtccgcataggctatctccgaaactaaaagagatagaaaaaaagtagcttacctgtcatgatctcgttttttgagaaaatgctaatgccgaaaactccgaacagctatcgtcttttgttttcgtcctatcggcaaaaactgaaaattttgtgaaaaCGACATTCGCGAATatttcacttattatcaaagatggagtattataaataaaacattatatgggcaactttttacgaagaattcagtggcgtaggtagaatttttttcccatcttttattttcgagattttagacgtaactttatttttttaaatggaaatcatagttggctatggcttaaaataatttgttattttcttctgataacaaatatatatagtttgtggggtatatttcttatagttattgaataattaacaaaaattcattttgttctatctaaaactaatgtatgtagtcaaaagttaatgttgctatggtgataaccatacatactatgatgcaacataatgtatcaaataattgcctaagtttgtatttaaaaattcgataacatctctggcattatgtgctggttcGATGCACCcgcatgttaagtgtcaaaatataacaaaactgaataaaactttacaatgaatttcgaaaattatgaaaaatgtaacatgatggaatgctatatgttatcagataagaatgcgacgttagccgcggaattatatttcacaaggtattcggaaagaagacaaccgcacgtaagaaccttcagccggttagcagaaaatttaatagatttttggtccatccccaaaccacgtgcaaaaaaataccaaaatggcctgcaagaggatgaagtcaatgtgttggcttcacttgcgataaatccatcaacatcttgcagagaaattgaacaagacgtctgacccaaaaaccGCTGCttccgaatatgaaagaaaaatatgtataaaccatacaaagcgggcctaactcattatttacgtgcaggagatgtcaatctaagattagaattttgtagatgatatttagaaaaattaaataatctgctgtttgttcaaaatgtcatctggaccaatgaagtctctgagtgttcaaagaagattggggttcaatgtatggtgtgcccttttagataatagaatgttggcatatagtatctaccataaaaacttaaactcaggtaatacctcaatatatcaaggcagcacattgtgcttttggtcgacaatttgccattaaataagtctcaaatgatatattttcaatatgacggagcaccagcacataatgccagagttgtcagtgaatttttaaatactactacaaactttggcaataattggaaacaatgggcACGTTCAGCCGGTGTCAACTGTTAAGTTGCTATATTAGCAGTCGCGGCTGAACGATATGCTAAGTCAGCGCTGTTACGCAGCAGTTTAGTAAATATCTCAGCGTAAGTAATCTGCGCTTAGTTTGTCAGCGGTTGTGAAATTCTAGGttaggattaatattttttgtttctcccctttaattttgaaaactggcagaactgtataaaatgaaatgagccttaaaatcaacatcatcatccaTTAACTTGTcttgtaataacacaaaattttcaaaaatattattgttggccatagttttaggttatgctgaactgctaattctcaattgcttgttcagccgatttcgttccgctgtattaaagctcatacaactagctgactgatttaattcaactgttgacacctgctgaacgtacccaatgttttccatcgtggcattgttatcaccataacaacattaagttttaaatacatacaatagttttagaaagaacaaaaaaaattgatacattatgttccatcatagtatgtatggttatcaccatagcaacattaacttttaaatacatacattagttttagatagaacaaaatgaatttttgttaattattcaataactataagaaatataccccacaaactatatatatttgttatcagaagaaaataacaaattattttaagtcatagccaactatggtttccatttaaaaaaataaagttacgtctaaaatctcgaaaataaaagatgggaaaaaaattctacctacgcctctgaattcttcgtaaaaaattgcccatataatgttttatttataatactccatctttgataataagtgagatattcgcgaatgtcgttttcgcaaaattttcagtttttgccgatagggcgaaaacaaaagacgatagctgttcggagttttcggcattagcattttctcgaaaaacgagatcatgacatgtaagctactttttttctatctcttttagtttcggagatagcctatgtggacatcgaaattgggacaccctgtactgtattccaggcggaagtatttgctattgacatgggtgctaaaatccttcttgaaagaggggtgaagaacatgacagtacgaattttctcagacagtcaagccgctctccaggcgctgcaagccgtgaaaacggtgtcggctctggttaatgattgtaagagaacattaaacacactgagttgtgataacagagtctctctgatctgggtcccgggtcactctggtgttgctggcaatgaagcggcagataagctagcacgagatggcagcgctgaagcgtttgtgggaccggaaccagcagttggtgtatcatttgcgatggccaaatataggattggactgtgggctgaagagagacttcgcttactgtggaccagttctcctggaatgagacccgggaatattttaggacttgcccgtagtagcataaaagttctaatgggtgtttttactgggcactgccgattaaaagcacacctcaacttgttgggtttagccgacgatgttgaatgccgactatgtgcggaggaagcagagttttaccgttaaccgtatcagattctcgatttttgggtcgcagtttatctcctcaaaagatctgaatgacctttcgccgagcaaggtattaatgttcgttaagagcattggactgcacggtgaaatttgataacgatatctatcggggtacaatagatccttagggtcgcggtgcaaggttggttggtattctatgtaatgtaatgtaatgtaatgtaatgtctgaatgcaaaagtgcaagagagcaatattgttataagtacgaaggctttcacggccggtgtgaattaaactaaaattagaactaacactagaaattttcgggttttgccgtgcgtcttttaataaaaggtttgacgttacggatgccatgttgcaaccttttTCAGAAACCGGTTCGAAGTGATATTGCAATATAGCAATTAGATTTGTTTTTGGaactttaaaaatcaacataaatttatattaagtCATCCCACAAGTTTCTTTCTTAATAATTGCAATGATACTGCAAAAACGATCAAAAGTGGGCTCAAGGTCCACGTTAGAGATAGTTATAAGCACGCGAATCCCCACGTTGTAATCAGTCGCTTATCAGAGTCGCATGTGTTACATCACatcaaaaagaacaaaaatgtattatatCGTAGCTATCGGTGGTATCATTTTGTTATGGACGCTCCAAAATTATTGGAAATGGCACAAAGAAATCGTCCAGCACATCGAAAAAATTCAAGGACCCAAAGCTTATCCGTTTATTGGGactttacaaatattttttggaGCTAAAAGATCtggtaaattaaatattactaaaattactaagttataaaataaattaatttttttttaagatatgttTAACAGGGTTAAAGAAACGATCGACAAATATGGCCCAATTTTTAGAACGTGGAGTAATCGCATCCCTGAGGTTCATTTTACGGAACCCGAACACATggaaatcgttttaaaaagcTCAAAATTAATCACAAAGGGGAGAATTTACGATTATATTTTGCCGTGGTTAGGCGATGGGTTATTAATTAGTAGTGGTAATGTTTAGGTCGtttgaaatgataaaaaattaatttttaatctatttttagcTGCCAAGTGGTTCCAACGTCGAAAATTAATAACCCCagcttttcattttaaaattttggagCACTACATGGATGTTTTCTCCCAAAAGAGTCaaagattaattaaagttttggAGAAGGAGGCGAATGGGAGAGTTTTCGATGTTTATCCTTACATAACTCATTGTGCTTTGGATATAATTTGCGAAACTGCAATGGGGGTCACAACGAATGCCTTAGAGAACACCAAGGATAATAAATACGTTGATTCTTTGTATAAAAGCAGTGAGATGATCATTAAGAGGATGTTCACGCCTTGGTATCACtcagatttttattatttactccCTGAAGGGAGGAAATTCCGGAGCCATTTGAAGGTTCTTCATGGATTCACCAGCAAAGTTATATCAGAGAggcaaaaaatgttgaaagagAACCCCCAAAACAAAATATCTCccgaggatacttttattaattcaaaaaagaaattatcttTCTTAGATTTGCTTTTATCTTCCAACGAAACCATCCCTGATAAAGACATAAGGGAAGAAGTGGACACCTTTATGTTTGAAGGGCATGATACAACAACAGCTGGGATTTGTTGGAGCTTATTTTTGATAGGAAATAATCAAGAAGTTCAAGACAAAGTTTATGAAGAACTCAAAGATGTTTTAGGCGACAAAAAATGCCCAGAAACGATCTCAGAATTAAACGACTTGAAATACTTAGAATGCTGCATCAAAGAAGCTTTAAGAGTATACCCAAGCGTACCAataatatcaagaaaaatgacTGAAGAAGTCGTTGTTGATGGGTacaaaattcctaaaaatgcTTATTGCATCCTACACATTCACAAAGTTCATAGAAACCCAAAGATTTACCCCGATCCCATGAGATTCGACCCTGATAGGTTTTTACcagaaaattgcaaaaatcgCCATCCTTATGCCTACATCCCATTTAGTGCGGGACCAAGAAACTGTATCGGACAAAAATTTGCGatttatgaagaaaaaacGATGTTGGCAGCAATCTTGAAGAGTTATAAAGTTACAGCTTTTGATTCGCAAGAAAAAGTGAACGAATTAGCTGAGCTTATTATGCGGCCTGAGCAAGGtgttagaattaaattagaaaaacgATAATGTCAATttatactatttaattttaagcaATGCGATAAATTCGTGCTAAATCATCTTGGTTATTACGCAATTTATAAAGACTGATATCTTTAACCTTGGTGCACTTAAGATAACTGTCTCGAATTAAAATGAGTCAGTTCTATCGTGAGTTTCAACCGGGTAATAACTTAGgatcaaataaaaatgttgcaaTACGTTTTTGGTTTATTGGCTGTTTTAATAGTTTGGGGTTTATTGAGGTATTTAAAGCGACACAGAGAGATTTATTATCATTTGGAAAAAATCGGAGGGCCTAAAGCGTACCCGATTATAGggaatttgtatttattttttggtgtaAAACGTTCTGGTAAGATATTTGTGTAATTTTTGTTCACAGGGAAActaaaatttcgttattttgaaaaatgttattaacaaaaattatttataatttaattctaaataaatattattcgtaaaattttttgatacgatcaataattattgagataacctcaaaattatcgCTTTCTATAAGAGTATAGAGCCCCATCTGGTggatatatcaaaaaattgtactaaagaaatcgattttaaatcatattctaaacaaatattgtatgaaacattttttgatagaagcAATATATCCTGAGTTTCCATGATATGGAATGaaccgtactattcacagggaaactaaaatgtcattattttgaataatgttactaacaaaaattatttataatttaattctaaataaatattattcgtacaattttttgatacgatcaataattattgagataacctcaaaattatcgCTTTCTATAAGAGTATAGAGCCCCATCTGGTggatatatcaaaaaattgtactaaagaaatcgattttaaatcatattctaaacaaatattgtatgaaacattttttgatagaagcAATATATCCTGAATTTCCATGATATGGAATGAaccatactattcac of the Onthophagus taurus isolate NC chromosome 10, IU_Otau_3.0, whole genome shotgun sequence genome contains:
- the LOC111418428 gene encoding uncharacterized protein, whose product is MCYITSKRTKMYYIVAIGGIILLWTLQNYWKWHKEIVQHIEKIQGPKAYPFIGTLQIFFGAKRSDMFNRVKETIDKYGPIFRTWSNRIPEVHFTEPEHMEIVLKSSKLITKGRIYDYILPWLGDGLLISSAAKWFQRRKLITPAFHFKILEHYMDVFSQKSQRLIKVLEKEANGRVFDVYPYITHCALDIICETAMGVTTNALENTKDNKYVDSLYKSSEMIIKRMFTPWYHSDFYYLLPEGRKFRSHLKVLHGFTSKVISERQKMLKENPQNKISPEDTFINSKKKLSFLDLLLSSNETIPDKDIREEVDTFMFEGHDTTTAGICWSLFLIGNNQEVQDKVYEELKDVLGDKKCPETISELNDLKYLECCIKEALRVYPSVPIISRKMTEEVVVDGYKIPKNAYCILHIHKVHRNPKIYPDPMRFDPDRFLPENCKNRHPYAYIPFSAGPRNCIGQKFAIYEEKTMLAAILKSYKVTAFDSQEKVNELAELIMRPEQGVRIKLEKRDQIKMLQYVFGLLAVLIVWGLLRYLKRHREIYYHLEKIGGPKAYPIIGNLYLFFGVKRSDIFRRFTEIAKKYGTFFRTYNLFYYEINIATPEHFEVIMNSSVHIKKGSLYKIIKEWLGDGLLISDGAKWQQRRKMITPTFHFKILENFMNVFVEKSKLLIEYLDKVADGTSFDVYPYITHCTLDIICETAMGVPINAISDRNSPYTQAIYKTTGLILKRQLSILQQTPIYPYLKDGKDFYKNLSIMHNFTDKVISDRRKHLKENPIKIEENDFSQKTRLSFLDLLLETSLDDIDIRAEVDTFMFEGHDTTTAGISWSLFLFGLNQDVQEKAYQEINTVLGDKKAPETISELNDLKYLECCIKEALRLYPSVPFFARCLTEEITLDGFKIPKGTEVNINVYHVHRNPEIYPNPDKFDPDRFLPENCKNRHPYAYVPFSAGPRNCIGQKFAMYEEKTLLASILKNFRIVPVDTLETINIVAELILRPEGALNIALEKRSNKK
- the LOC111418402 gene encoding cytochrome P450 4C1-like; protein product: MYYYIVIALIVAILIHFIKNRIQYNREIVQYVDKLPGPKAYPFIGTFHVFIGVKRNATFKTLKNVSAQYGPLYRTWARSSPEVNIMKPEYFEIIMKSSTLIKKGITYGFLFPWLGDGLLISSGAKWFQRRKMITPAFHFRILEHYMEVFLEKSKKLVDILLTKSNGEIFDIYPYITHCALDIICETAMGVSVNAMDDVTGNSYVDSLYRASELIIRRRFSPWFQSDLYYLFPEGREFQKHLNVLHGFTSKVIGDRKKFLKQNPNNKINPTFDDMLTSSKKRLSFLDLLLSANETIPDKDIREEVDTFMFEGHDTTTAGICWSLFLLGNNQDVQDKVYEELKQILGDKKCPESISDLSNLKYLECCIKEALRIYPSVPFISRKLTEDVVIDGYKIPKGVYCNLHIYKVHRDPEIYPDPMKFDPDRFLPENAAKRHPYAYVPFSAGPRNCIGQKFAMYEEKTILSAILMSYKITTIDSQSTVNELAELIMRPENGLKIRLEKRHK